The proteins below come from a single Polymorphobacter fuscus genomic window:
- a CDS encoding SDR family NAD(P)-dependent oxidoreductase, whose product MAKLALITGASTGIGFELAHLAADNGYDLIIAADEALIESAAADLRTKNIAVTAIEADLSTFEGVDRVLAAANGRPLDLVCANAGRGLGHGFLDQSVADWTKVIDTNITGTLYLVQKVLTEMVARNDGKLLITGSIAGFIPGSFQAVYNSSKSFIDSFADAVRNELKDSDGVTITTLMPGPTETEFFDRADMLDTQVGADDSKADPAKVARDGWAALMAGDAHIVSGFQNKLQVAAAHVLPAAMLAERHRKMAESVTAE is encoded by the coding sequence ATGGCCAAGCTTGCCCTCATCACCGGCGCGTCGACCGGCATCGGTTTCGAACTCGCGCATCTGGCGGCCGACAATGGCTATGACCTCATCATCGCTGCCGACGAGGCACTGATCGAAAGCGCTGCTGCCGACCTGCGCACCAAGAATATCGCAGTCACCGCCATCGAGGCCGATCTGTCGACCTTCGAAGGCGTCGACCGGGTACTGGCGGCGGCGAACGGCCGGCCGCTCGACCTGGTCTGCGCCAATGCCGGGCGCGGCCTGGGGCATGGCTTTCTCGACCAGTCGGTCGCGGACTGGACCAAGGTGATCGACACCAACATCACCGGCACGCTGTACCTGGTGCAGAAGGTGCTGACGGAGATGGTGGCGCGCAACGACGGCAAGCTGCTGATCACCGGGTCGATCGCCGGCTTCATCCCCGGCAGTTTCCAGGCGGTCTACAACAGCAGCAAGTCGTTCATCGACAGCTTTGCCGACGCGGTCCGCAACGAGCTGAAGGACAGCGACGGGGTGACGATCACCACGCTGATGCCCGGGCCGACCGAAACCGAGTTCTTCGACCGCGCCGATATGCTCGACACCCAGGTCGGCGCTGACGACAGCAAGGCCGATCCGGCCAAGGTCGCCCGCGACGGCTGGGCCGCGCTGATGGCCGGCGATGCGCATATCGTTTCGGGGTTTCAGAACAAGTTGCAGGTGGCGGCGGCGCATGTGCTGCCGGCGGCGATGCTGGCGGAACGGCATCGGAAGATGGCCGAGTCGGTGACGGCGGAATAG
- a CDS encoding sensor domain-containing protein gives MSRAVAEGHKMATDECDAIFRTCFDMAPYPALILDCDLVAVTCNLAYERTAHMTREAMVGRPIFDTFPGVDAQSVILRDSYNRVLRTGTSDFVPHLVYAISVPGSSGLRERHWAVTNIPLLDNDGTLYGILHCPSDITELTQLRQANAGIRSSNLDPKSRESIHLWTRNVQDILRLEKSRLQRLFQQAPSFIAVVQGPDHIFELANDAYYQLVGHREIIGRKVADVMPEVIAQGYLARLDAVYATGRPFTGRALPIELQRSAGGPLEQSYIDLIYQPIFDEKGEVTGIFAQGNDVTEAYLLAQEVTYQASHDSLTGLCNRREFARQTRAGVEPGSHALLYMDIDHLKIVNDRCGHAAGDSLLIQVASALMAHCDGPDDLLARLGGDEFALVRRNCSPEAAAALADRLCSAVKDIKFVWRGKHYGITLSVGVVNFGETDMLSFEAALGLADAACFLAKEKGRNRVQVSLETDEEVRQQQRDMDNVTRLKDAMREDRVILYEQRIAALQDAHAQPQMMYEVLARLREPDGTIIAPASFIPAAERFGIIEDLDRHIVRKTFAHLQAQPESRRDETCYFINLSGFTLSGEGFRSFVENALADCPAVRSSHICFQVTETAALFNVERTAAAMRSLIAMGFRFALDDFGSGMASFSYLSQLPVHYVKIDGEFVQAILKTPTGGIIVEAVATVARAMGMRTIAECVEFDNLIPPLKSMGIDYAQGHALQRPVLM, from the coding sequence ATGTCCAGGGCTGTTGCGGAGGGGCACAAAATGGCAACGGATGAGTGCGACGCGATTTTTCGAACGTGCTTCGATATGGCACCTTACCCGGCTCTGATCCTTGATTGCGACCTTGTCGCGGTCACGTGTAACCTGGCGTACGAGCGCACAGCCCATATGACGCGGGAAGCGATGGTGGGCCGCCCGATCTTCGACACCTTTCCCGGCGTTGACGCGCAGTCGGTGATCCTGCGCGATTCGTACAACCGCGTGTTGCGAACAGGGACGTCGGATTTCGTGCCCCACCTGGTCTATGCCATCTCCGTGCCCGGAAGTTCGGGCCTTCGCGAGCGCCACTGGGCGGTGACCAACATTCCGCTGCTAGACAACGACGGCACGCTATACGGCATTCTTCACTGTCCGTCCGACATCACTGAACTGACGCAACTGCGTCAGGCAAACGCTGGCATCAGGAGCAGCAATCTCGATCCCAAAAGTCGGGAAAGCATCCATCTTTGGACGCGGAACGTGCAGGACATACTGCGGCTCGAAAAGTCACGGCTGCAGCGGCTGTTCCAGCAGGCCCCCAGTTTCATCGCCGTGGTGCAGGGCCCCGATCATATCTTCGAACTTGCCAATGATGCCTATTATCAACTCGTGGGTCATCGTGAGATAATCGGCCGCAAGGTTGCGGACGTCATGCCGGAGGTGATTGCCCAGGGGTATCTGGCAAGGCTCGATGCCGTCTATGCCACAGGCAGGCCCTTCACCGGCCGCGCCCTGCCGATCGAACTGCAGCGCAGCGCAGGTGGCCCGCTGGAGCAGAGCTACATCGATCTCATCTATCAGCCGATCTTCGATGAAAAGGGCGAGGTGACCGGGATCTTCGCCCAGGGCAATGATGTGACCGAGGCGTATCTGCTGGCACAGGAGGTGACCTATCAGGCGTCGCATGACTCGCTGACGGGGCTGTGCAACCGCCGGGAATTCGCGCGGCAGACACGCGCCGGCGTCGAACCCGGCTCCCACGCCCTCCTCTACATGGATATCGATCACCTCAAGATCGTCAACGACCGCTGCGGTCATGCGGCCGGTGACAGCCTGCTGATCCAGGTGGCGTCAGCGCTGATGGCGCATTGCGACGGCCCCGATGATCTGCTGGCCCGGCTGGGCGGCGACGAATTCGCACTGGTGCGGCGCAATTGCAGTCCGGAAGCCGCGGCCGCACTTGCCGACCGGCTGTGCAGCGCCGTCAAGGACATCAAATTCGTCTGGCGGGGCAAGCATTACGGCATCACGCTGAGCGTCGGCGTGGTGAATTTCGGGGAGACGGACATGTTGTCGTTCGAGGCCGCCCTCGGGCTTGCCGACGCAGCCTGCTTTCTGGCCAAGGAGAAAGGTCGCAACCGTGTTCAGGTGAGCCTGGAAACCGACGAGGAGGTCCGCCAGCAGCAGCGGGATATGGACAATGTGACCCGCCTCAAGGACGCGATGCGCGAAGACCGCGTCATTCTGTACGAACAGCGGATCGCGGCGTTGCAGGACGCCCATGCACAGCCGCAGATGATGTATGAGGTCCTGGCGCGGCTGCGCGAACCCGACGGCACGATCATCGCGCCGGCCAGTTTCATTCCTGCTGCGGAGCGCTTCGGCATCATCGAGGACCTGGATCGCCATATCGTCCGCAAGACCTTCGCGCATCTTCAGGCCCAGCCCGAGAGCCGACGCGATGAAACCTGCTATTTCATCAATCTTTCGGGCTTCACGCTCAGCGGCGAAGGTTTTCGCAGCTTCGTCGAAAACGCCCTTGCCGATTGCCCCGCTGTCCGGTCGTCCCATATCTGTTTCCAGGTCACCGAAACCGCCGCCCTCTTCAATGTCGAGCGCACCGCCGCGGCAATGCGCAGCCTGATCGCCATGGGTTTCCGATTCGCTCTGGACGATTTCGGCAGCGGCATGGCGTCGTTCAGCTATCTCAGCCAGTTGCCCGTCCATTATGTCAAGATCGACGGGGAGTTCGTCCAGGCCATATTGAAAACGCCGACCGGGGGGATCATCGTCGAGGCCGTGGCGACGGTCGCTCGCGCCATGGGCATGCGCACCATCGCCGAGTGCGTCGAGTTCGACAATCTGATCCCACCGCTCAAATCGATGGGGATCGACTATGCGCAAGGCCATGCGCTCCAGCGGCCGGTGCTGATGTAG
- the ffh gene encoding signal recognition particle protein, giving the protein MFDSLSDRLGSVFEKLRGRGALTELDVRAAMREVRIALLEADVALSVVKQFIDEVTERAIGAEVVRSVTPGQQVVKIVNDALVSLLGGDAPEGDNQLNIDVTPPAVIMMVGLQGSGKTTTTAKLAKFLTEKKAKKVLMASLDVARPAAQEQLRVLGEQTKVATLPIIAGQQPVAIAERARQTAKLQGFDVVLLDTAGRLNVDTALMAEMAAIAGATKPDEILLVVDALTGQDAVNVASAFKAEVPLTGVVLTRMDGDARGGAALSMRAVTERPIKFAGTGEKLDALEAFDAQRVAGRILGMGDIVGLVERASANIEQADAEKLAAKLAKGQFDFDDLRGQLKQMKAMGGLGALAGMIPGMAAAKKAMDSGAIDEKVLGRMEAIILSMTPKERAKPEILTAKRKIRIAKGAGTTVQEVNKVIKMQLDMATAMKKLKKMGGMKGMAAMMAKMGGGGMGGGGLGGLGGLLGGQALPPGFDKFTKR; this is encoded by the coding sequence TTGTTCGACAGCCTTTCAGACCGCCTTGGCAGCGTGTTCGAGAAACTCCGCGGGCGCGGTGCGCTGACGGAGCTCGACGTGCGCGCGGCGATGCGGGAGGTGCGGATCGCGCTGCTGGAGGCCGATGTCGCGCTTTCGGTCGTCAAGCAGTTCATCGACGAGGTCACCGAGCGGGCGATCGGCGCCGAGGTGGTGCGGTCGGTCACGCCGGGGCAGCAGGTCGTCAAGATCGTCAACGATGCGCTGGTCTCCTTGCTCGGCGGCGATGCGCCCGAAGGCGACAACCAGCTGAACATCGATGTGACGCCACCCGCGGTCATCATGATGGTCGGCCTCCAGGGGTCGGGCAAGACCACGACGACCGCCAAGCTGGCGAAATTCCTGACCGAGAAGAAGGCCAAGAAGGTCCTGATGGCGTCGCTCGACGTCGCGCGGCCGGCGGCGCAGGAGCAGCTGCGCGTGCTCGGCGAGCAGACCAAGGTGGCGACGCTGCCGATCATCGCCGGGCAACAGCCGGTCGCCATTGCCGAACGGGCGCGGCAGACGGCGAAGCTGCAGGGCTTCGATGTCGTGCTGCTCGACACCGCCGGGCGGTTGAACGTCGACACGGCGCTGATGGCGGAAATGGCGGCGATCGCCGGGGCGACGAAGCCCGACGAAATCCTGCTCGTCGTCGATGCGCTGACCGGCCAGGACGCCGTCAATGTCGCCAGCGCCTTCAAGGCGGAAGTGCCGCTGACCGGCGTCGTGCTGACGCGGATGGACGGCGATGCGCGCGGCGGCGCGGCGCTGTCGATGCGCGCTGTCACCGAACGGCCGATCAAGTTCGCCGGCACGGGCGAAAAGCTCGATGCGCTGGAAGCGTTCGACGCGCAGCGGGTGGCCGGGCGCATCCTGGGCATGGGCGATATCGTCGGGCTGGTCGAACGGGCCAGCGCCAATATCGAACAGGCCGATGCCGAAAAGCTGGCGGCCAAGCTGGCCAAGGGGCAGTTCGATTTCGACGATCTACGCGGCCAGCTGAAGCAGATGAAGGCGATGGGCGGGCTGGGCGCGCTGGCGGGGATGATCCCCGGCATGGCCGCCGCCAAGAAGGCGATGGACAGCGGCGCCATCGATGAAAAGGTGCTGGGGCGGATGGAAGCGATCATCCTGTCGATGACGCCCAAGGAACGCGCCAAGCCCGAGATTCTGACCGCCAAGCGCAAGATCCGCATCGCCAAGGGCGCCGGCACGACGGTGCAGGAGGTCAACAAGGTCATCAAGATGCAGCTCGACATGGCGACCGCCATGAAGAAGCTGAAGAAGATGGGCGGCATGAAGGGCATGGCCGCGATGATGGCCAAGATGGGCGGCGGCGGAATGGGCGGCGGCGGCCTCGGCGGCCTCGGTGGCCTGCTCGGTGGCCAGGCCCTGCCCCCCGGTTTCGACAAATTCACCAAACGATAG
- the rpsP gene encoding 30S ribosomal protein S16 — protein sequence MALAIRLARGGMKKRPYYRIVVTDSRNARDGKFIEKIGTYNPLLAKDNAERIKLDSERAAHWLSVGAQPSDRVARFLDAAGVRTRTAKVNPTKGLPGEKAKERAQIAIDKAAEAEAAAAKAEADAKEAAEAAAAAEAEAAAAPAEDAVAEEAPAADAPAADATDETAA from the coding sequence ATGGCACTTGCAATTCGTCTTGCCCGCGGCGGCATGAAGAAGCGTCCCTATTACCGCATCGTCGTCACGGATTCGCGCAACGCGCGCGATGGCAAGTTCATCGAGAAGATCGGCACGTACAACCCGCTGCTCGCCAAGGACAATGCCGAGCGGATCAAGCTCGACAGCGAGCGCGCCGCGCACTGGCTGTCGGTCGGCGCCCAGCCGTCGGACCGTGTCGCCCGCTTCCTCGATGCCGCCGGCGTGCGCACCCGCACCGCCAAGGTGAACCCGACCAAGGGTCTGCCGGGCGAAAAGGCCAAGGAACGCGCCCAGATCGCCATCGACAAGGCCGCCGAAGCCGAAGCCGCCGCCGCCAAGGCCGAAGCCGACGCCAAGGAAGCCGCTGAAGCAGCCGCTGCCGCCGAAGCCGAAGCCGCTGCTGCACCGGCCGAAGACGCCGTTGCCGAGGAAGCACCGGCCGCCGACGCACCGGCCGCCGACGCCACCGACGAGACGGCAGCCTGA
- the rimM gene encoding ribosome maturation factor RimM (Essential for efficient processing of 16S rRNA) has translation MTATVTLAAIAGAHGITGEVRLKLFGQGLDSLEAHKVFSAGGRTLTLKSLRPDKIGAVARFAEISDRTAAEGLRGTLLAVPRASLPPLAEGEYYHADIIGLAVVDTDGVAVGTVTAIENYNAGDILEITLPDGKTAMVPFRPPGVPDVGDVVVVDRDWLV, from the coding sequence GTGACCGCAACCGTCACCCTCGCCGCCATCGCCGGGGCCCATGGCATTACCGGCGAAGTGCGGCTGAAACTGTTCGGCCAGGGGCTGGACAGCCTGGAAGCGCACAAGGTGTTCAGCGCCGGCGGTCGCACGCTGACGCTGAAATCCTTGCGTCCCGACAAGATCGGCGCCGTGGCGCGCTTTGCCGAGATTTCCGACCGGACGGCGGCGGAGGGCCTGCGCGGCACGCTGCTGGCAGTGCCGCGCGCCAGCCTGCCGCCGCTGGCGGAGGGCGAATATTATCACGCCGATATCATCGGCTTGGCCGTTGTCGATACCGATGGCGTGGCGGTGGGCACGGTGACGGCAATCGAGAATTACAACGCCGGGGATATCCTGGAGATCACGCTGCCGGACGGCAAGACGGCGATGGTGCCGTTCCGGCCGCCGGGTGTGCCCGATGTGGGCGATGTGGTGGTGGTTGATCGGGACTGGCTGGTCTAG
- a CDS encoding AbrB/MazE/SpoVT family DNA-binding domain-containing protein, giving the protein MARTRIFKSGNANAVRFPASFAVEPGMTVEVREEPGRWIVEAVADRPRKIDLTGIWGSIPGIKPIASEDRGFDERPSEVAARQRNGG; this is encoded by the coding sequence ATGGCGCGGACCAGGATCTTCAAATCGGGCAATGCCAATGCCGTGCGCTTCCCCGCCAGTTTCGCGGTGGAACCGGGCATGACGGTTGAAGTCCGCGAGGAACCGGGGCGCTGGATCGTGGAAGCGGTGGCGGATAGACCCAGAAAGATCGATCTGACCGGGATCTGGGGCAGCATCCCCGGAATTAAGCCGATTGCCAGCGAAGATCGTGGCTTCGATGAACGCCCGTCCGAAGTCGCGGCCCGCCAGCGCAATGGCGGTTGA
- a CDS encoding type II toxin-antitoxin system VapC family toxin has product MAVEPRYLLDTNICIFILDATHPRLRERLEQVEEGALATSTIVLAELLRGTGLGREREMRRLQSLLAVVPALPFDEVAAKAYARLPFRRGRFDRLIAAHALSRGLTVVTANVRDFSDVRGLQVEDWTTP; this is encoded by the coding sequence ATGGCGGTTGAGCCCCGGTATCTACTCGATACGAACATCTGCATCTTCATCCTCGATGCAACGCATCCACGGTTGCGCGAGCGTCTCGAGCAGGTTGAAGAAGGGGCGCTCGCGACCTCGACCATCGTGCTTGCCGAATTGCTGCGCGGCACGGGCCTGGGTCGTGAGCGCGAGATGAGACGCCTGCAATCGCTATTGGCTGTCGTACCTGCGCTGCCGTTCGATGAGGTCGCCGCAAAGGCTTATGCACGCCTGCCATTCCGACGGGGCCGCTTCGACCGGCTTATTGCAGCGCATGCCCTGTCCCGTGGGTTGACCGTGGTCACAGCAAACGTCCGGGATTTTTCCGATGTACGCGGATTGCAGGTCGAAGACTGGACGACACCATGA
- the trmD gene encoding tRNA (guanosine(37)-N1)-methyltransferase TrmD, translating to MNWSATILTLYPEMFPGSLGHSLAGRALADGLWSLDARNIRDFTTDRHRTVDDTPAGGGPGMVLRADIIAAAVDGVANGTPVIALTPRGAPLTQAKVRELAAGPGVTLLCGRFEGFDERIFDARAIEQVSIGDYILSGGEVAATVLLDACVRLLPGVMGAALSGVDESFETGLLEHPHYTRPPEWEGHLIPEVLRSGDHAKIAAWRLARSEADTRSRRPDLWQRHSDAAGQPPSGARQKKKEE from the coding sequence ATGAATTGGTCCGCGACCATCCTCACCCTTTACCCGGAAATGTTTCCGGGCTCGTTGGGCCACAGCCTCGCCGGGCGGGCGCTGGCAGATGGTCTGTGGTCGCTCGATGCGCGCAACATCCGGGATTTCACGACCGATCGCCACCGCACCGTCGATGACACGCCCGCGGGGGGCGGCCCCGGGATGGTGCTGCGCGCCGATATCATCGCGGCGGCGGTGGATGGGGTGGCGAATGGCACGCCGGTCATTGCGCTCACTCCGCGCGGCGCGCCGCTGACCCAGGCAAAGGTCCGCGAACTGGCGGCGGGTCCGGGCGTGACCCTTCTGTGCGGGCGGTTCGAAGGCTTCGACGAGCGCATCTTCGACGCACGCGCCATCGAACAGGTCAGCATCGGCGACTATATATTGTCGGGCGGCGAGGTTGCCGCCACGGTGCTGCTCGATGCTTGCGTCCGGCTGTTGCCCGGTGTAATGGGCGCGGCCTTGAGCGGTGTGGACGAAAGCTTCGAAACGGGGCTACTCGAACATCCGCACTATACGCGGCCTCCCGAATGGGAAGGTCATCTGATCCCCGAAGTGTTGCGATCGGGGGATCACGCGAAAATCGCCGCCTGGCGATTGGCGCGGTCCGAAGCGGACACACGGTCACGGCGGCCCGACCTTTGGCAGCGTCATTCCGACGCCGCGGGTCAACCGCCCTCTGGCGCGCGACAAAAGAAGAAGGAGGAATGA
- the rplS gene encoding 50S ribosomal protein L19, with protein MNLIQQIEAENIAKAVAVRAIPQFRAGDTLRVGVKVVEGERTRVQNYEGVCIARSNCGMGSSFTVRKISFGEGVERVFPLYSPSIETIDVVRRGVVRRAKLYYLRGRSGKSARIVEKRDARPEKTA; from the coding sequence ATGAATCTCATCCAGCAGATCGAAGCCGAAAATATTGCCAAGGCGGTGGCCGTTCGTGCCATCCCGCAGTTCCGCGCCGGCGACACGCTGCGCGTCGGGGTGAAGGTCGTCGAAGGCGAGCGCACCCGAGTCCAGAATTACGAAGGCGTCTGTATCGCCCGCAGCAATTGCGGCATGGGGTCGTCGTTCACCGTTCGCAAGATCAGCTTCGGCGAAGGTGTGGAGCGCGTCTTCCCGCTTTATTCGCCGAGCATCGAGACGATCGACGTCGTTCGCCGCGGTGTCGTGCGGCGCGCCAAGCTCTATTATCTGCGCGGCCGTTCGGGCAAGTCGGCCCGTATTGTCGAAAAGCGCGATGCGCGCCCGGAAAAGACTGCCTGA
- a CDS encoding GNAT family N-acetyltransferase, whose translation MTHRRGAGGGQGDGDALDRPVWSALATGWAHLARGPGPARRLDPDYGPFAATDGTPAGAEALRGLAADGTELWLVEALLPPLPSGLDITETPVLQLVAGAAVTPPGDAGIRPLGEADAAEMRALAELTAPGPFRARTHLFGDFLGIHDAGRLVAMAGTRMRLPGHVEVSGVCTHPDARGHGHAARLSRAVAARLQAQRIVPFLHAYPGNAAALALYTALGFTVRRALRLVAINGGAQMRKSHP comes from the coding sequence GTGACGCACCGCCGCGGCGCCGGTGGGGGGCAGGGAGACGGCGACGCCCTCGATCGCCCGGTCTGGAGCGCGCTTGCCACCGGCTGGGCCCATCTCGCCCGCGGCCCCGGTCCGGCGCGCCGCCTCGATCCCGACTACGGCCCGTTCGCAGCGACCGACGGGACGCCGGCCGGCGCCGAGGCGCTGCGCGGCTTGGCCGCCGACGGCACGGAACTCTGGCTGGTGGAGGCGCTGCTGCCACCGCTGCCCAGCGGCCTCGACATCACCGAGACGCCAGTGCTCCAGCTGGTCGCCGGCGCTGCCGTGACGCCGCCGGGTGATGCCGGCATCCGTCCGCTGGGCGAAGCCGATGCCGCCGAAATGCGCGCGCTTGCCGAACTGACCGCGCCCGGCCCTTTCCGCGCCAGGACCCATTTGTTCGGCGATTTTCTCGGCATCCACGACGCCGGCCGGCTGGTGGCCATGGCGGGCACCCGCATGCGCCTGCCGGGCCATGTCGAGGTCAGCGGCGTTTGCACCCATCCGGATGCCCGCGGCCACGGCCATGCGGCCCGGCTCAGCCGCGCCGTCGCGGCGCGGTTGCAGGCGCAGAGGATCGTGCCGTTTCTCCACGCCTATCCCGGCAATGCAGCGGCGCTGGCGCTCTACACGGCGCTCGGTTTCACCGTCCGCCGCGCGCTGCGGCTGGTCGCCATCAACGGCGGCGCCCAGATGCGCAAAAGCCACCCCTGA
- a CDS encoding amidohydrolase family protein, giving the protein MKTMPATMFRLALWATVSGLAVSAASAATETFSVIMGGRNVGHLDVDTSGRHSRIDFDYKNNGRGPTMTEELDLDDGGLPVKWTISGATTFGSKVSENFALAGGSARWVDSTGPGEARVTRPSVYVAQSGSPWSLGLYARALLKAGGTLPALPGGTLKLTRGEALTVTGAGGAVPVTAYTVGGIETQPETILLDAGNALFAYITPDSIIVRKGYEGEEVRLRGLAEKWSTDRYVAIQKQVAHNYGAPVRIRNVRIFDPATGTLTAPMAVLVNGRTIAAVEPDDSPATPGEVAIDGAGGTLVAGLNEMHGHLGQDSALLNLAAGITTVRDMGNDNAVLDTLIDRMDAGIIGGPRVVRGGFLEGKSPFSANNGIVVDSEAAAVDAVRWYAARGYWMIKVYNSMNPAWVPAVVKEAHRLGLRVAGHVPAFATADQMIAAGYDEMTHINQFMLGWVIKPSEDTRTLFRLTALKRLPALDLQSAPVQRTIQLMVDGKKAIDPTVGIHENLLLNRDGKVAPGAVDYFDHMPVGEQRSLKKAWIDTSAAGDDAAYRGAYDQILKTVRMLHDRGVFIVPGTDTGGALTYHRELELLTQVGFTNAEVLKRATFDMAKYMGADQRLGSIEKGKLADFFLIPGDPVRDIKAIKSIAMVVKDGTFYYPAEIYPNFGIKPFAAAPAVTLPK; this is encoded by the coding sequence ATGAAGACCATGCCCGCAACGATGTTCCGCCTTGCCCTTTGGGCCACTGTCTCCGGCCTTGCCGTTTCGGCCGCATCCGCCGCGACCGAGACGTTCAGCGTCATCATGGGCGGCCGCAATGTCGGCCATCTCGACGTCGATACCAGCGGCCGCCACAGCCGCATCGATTTCGACTACAAGAACAACGGCCGTGGCCCGACAATGACGGAGGAACTCGACCTCGATGACGGCGGCCTGCCGGTGAAATGGACGATCAGCGGCGCCACGACCTTCGGCAGCAAGGTCAGCGAGAATTTTGCACTGGCCGGCGGCAGCGCTCGCTGGGTCGATTCGACCGGCCCCGGCGAAGCCCGGGTCACGCGCCCCAGCGTCTATGTCGCGCAAAGCGGCAGCCCATGGTCGCTCGGCCTCTATGCCCGCGCCTTGCTGAAGGCCGGCGGCACGCTGCCGGCGCTGCCCGGCGGCACGCTGAAACTGACCAGGGGCGAAGCGCTCACTGTCACCGGCGCCGGCGGCGCGGTCCCCGTCACGGCCTATACGGTCGGCGGCATCGAAACCCAGCCCGAAACCATATTGCTCGACGCCGGCAATGCGCTGTTCGCCTATATCACCCCCGATTCGATTATCGTTCGCAAGGGCTATGAAGGCGAGGAGGTCCGGCTGCGCGGGCTGGCCGAAAAATGGTCGACCGATCGCTATGTCGCCATTCAGAAACAGGTCGCGCACAATTACGGCGCCCCGGTCCGCATCCGCAACGTCCGCATCTTCGACCCCGCCACCGGCACGCTGACCGCCCCGATGGCGGTGCTGGTCAATGGCCGTACCATTGCCGCGGTCGAACCCGACGACAGCCCGGCGACCCCCGGTGAAGTCGCCATCGATGGCGCCGGCGGCACCCTCGTCGCCGGCCTCAACGAGATGCACGGCCATCTCGGCCAGGACAGCGCCCTGCTCAACCTTGCCGCCGGCATCACCACGGTGCGCGACATGGGCAATGACAATGCCGTCCTCGACACGCTGATCGACCGCATGGACGCCGGCATCATCGGCGGGCCGCGGGTGGTGCGCGGCGGCTTTCTGGAAGGCAAGTCACCGTTCAGCGCCAACAACGGCATCGTCGTCGACAGCGAGGCCGCGGCGGTCGATGCGGTGCGCTGGTATGCGGCGCGCGGTTACTGGATGATCAAGGTCTACAACAGCATGAACCCGGCCTGGGTGCCGGCAGTGGTGAAGGAAGCGCACCGCCTCGGCCTGCGGGTCGCCGGCCATGTCCCGGCCTTCGCCACTGCCGACCAGATGATCGCCGCCGGCTATGACGAAATGACCCATATCAACCAGTTCATGCTCGGTTGGGTCATCAAGCCGAGCGAGGACACGCGGACGCTGTTCCGCCTGACCGCGCTCAAGCGCCTGCCGGCACTCGACCTGCAATCGGCGCCGGTGCAGCGCACCATCCAGTTGATGGTCGATGGCAAGAAGGCGATCGACCCGACCGTGGGCATCCACGAAAACCTCCTGCTCAACCGTGACGGCAAGGTCGCCCCCGGTGCCGTCGACTATTTCGACCACATGCCGGTCGGCGAGCAGCGCAGCCTCAAGAAGGCGTGGATCGACACATCGGCAGCGGGCGACGATGCCGCCTATCGCGGCGCCTATGACCAGATATTGAAGACGGTGCGGATGCTCCACGACCGCGGCGTCTTCATCGTGCCGGGCACCGACACCGGCGGCGCGCTGACCTATCATCGCGAACTGGAGCTTCTCACCCAGGTCGGCTTCACCAACGCCGAAGTGCTGAAACGCGCCACCTTCGACATGGCGAAATACATGGGCGCGGACCAGCGGCTGGGCAGCATCGAAAAGGGCAAGCTGGCCGATTTCTTCCTCATCCCCGGTGACCCGGTCCGGGACATCAAGGCGATCAAGTCGATCGCCATGGTGGTGAAGGACGGCACTTTCTACTACCCTGCCGAAATCTACCCCAATTTCGGCATCAAGCCCTTCGCCGCCGCGCCGGCGGTGACGCTGCCCAAGTGA
- the ybgC gene encoding tol-pal system-associated acyl-CoA thioesterase — MHPETANDQPTDGRIAAGRHRLPIRVYFEDTDLTGIVYHANYLRYMERARTEMLRHAGVDHNVAMAAGDGYWAVHAMTITWHRPARLDDCLTVVTFVTRVRAAATELSHQVMRGDELLCSATVTAAFLSMDGRPQRLSRQWHDRFSLLMQEAMPA, encoded by the coding sequence GTGCACCCGGAAACCGCCAATGACCAGCCGACCGACGGCCGCATTGCGGCAGGCCGCCACCGCCTGCCGATCCGCGTCTATTTCGAAGATACCGACCTGACCGGGATCGTCTATCACGCCAATTACCTGCGCTACATGGAGCGCGCCCGCACCGAAATGCTGCGCCACGCCGGCGTCGACCATAATGTCGCGATGGCGGCGGGCGACGGTTACTGGGCGGTCCATGCCATGACCATCACCTGGCACCGGCCGGCGCGGCTGGATGACTGCCTGACCGTCGTCACCTTCGTCACCCGCGTCCGCGCCGCTGCCACCGAATTGTCGCACCAGGTCATGCGCGGTGACGAATTGCTGTGCAGCGCCACGGTGACGGCTGCGTTCCTGTCGATGGACGGTCGGCCACAGCGGCTTTCGCGGCAGTGGCACGACCGCTTTTCCCTTTTGATGCAAGAGGCTATGCCTGCCTGA